ACAAATCCTTTATGGGATAATTTATAGCTAAATACTTACACTATCATCTAACCTATATTGATTTCTAAATAATAGTTATTATAAGTTAATCTTAAATTCCACTAAGAGAAAGTTATTATTATAGGTGGTTAGATGAGTGAGAGTGTAGTTAAGAACTATAAAGAGGAGCTTTTCGACTACGAAATTTATGGTAGATTAGCTAATATGGAAAAAGATCCTAAGTTAAAGAAAACTCTCTTTAAACTTTCTGAGATGGAGAGGTATCATGCGGAATTTTGGAAGGAAATAGCTGATAAAAGAAATTTAAAACTTAAAAATCTTAATTTATTAGATAAAATTAAAATATATTTCTATTTAATAATAAGGAAACTATTAGGATTAAATATCACTATAAGAATTCTAGAGTCTGGGGAGGAAGATGATATTGCCAAATATGGTAGGTTGTCGGAAATGGAGGAATTTTCAGAAGATGAAAGAAGGAGATTAAAGGAGATAATGCTTGATGAGGCAGTGCATGAGAAAGTTTTAGGTAATGTTGAGGCTAAAAATGTAGGAGATTTTGTTTACGGAATAAGTGACGGTTTAGTTGAGGTATTAGCTGCAGTATCTGGACTATCTGGAGCTATTTCATCCCCGCTCTTAGTTGCAGTAGGGGGGTTAATAGTAGGAGCTTCTGGTACTCTCTCTATGGCTATAGGTGCCTATTTGTCAACAAAATCAGAGAAGGATGTAAAAGAACAAGAGAGAAGAAAATTAGAATTAGAGAAAAGCCTAGATCATAATGCGGTTCAACTTAAGCTTATTAATTTCTTTACCGAATTAGGTGTTAATACAGAATTGGCTAAAAAAGCTTCTATAAGTTTAGTTGATGTAGCTGAAAACATTCTTTATCCTCAAGTCAATGAAAGTCCTATTAAGAGTTCACTTATAACTGGTGCCTCATATATAACTGGTGCGATAATACCAATAATTCCGTATTTATTTGGAATTTCTGGAATTATGGGTGTATTTTTCTCATATCTTTTAGCTGGGCTAGCTACATTTATTGTGGGATCAATTATAGGTGTTTTAAGTGGAGTGAAGCCCATAAGAAAAGGATTACAAATGACTTCCTTAGCCTTATTAGCAGCATTAGGTACCCACAGTTTAGGGTATTTAGCATCCAAATTTTTACCTTAAAATAGATTTATTTGATATAAAATAGTTCTAGGTTATTGGGATGGTAATTTTAAATTTTAGGTTAAAGAAAGAAAGGTATGCCAAGTTTATTTGGTAAGAAGGTTAAGGTAATACATCACATCGATCATTTACATCCAGTTATGAAATTAGCTATAAAGACCTTATTAGACTCTTACTTACCAGATATTATAAGAGGATATGGATTTAGGTATGCAAACTCTAAATGGGGAGAGCCTATATTCATCCCCTATGGTTATTTAGATGGGGAATATAAGGATACTTTAGAAGCTTTCGAGAAAATAATTGCAGAAATAAACGAGAGAAAAAATGATGGATTTTCTAAATTTAAAGAGTGGTATCCCAATTCACAGTTTTTCGAAATTTATAGATTTATTCAATATTCAATCCCAGGTACTGAAGAAGGCTATACGCCAGGTATTGCAGTAAATCCGTTAATGAGTTATAATTATTTTAAGGAAGGATTAGAAGAAGTAAAAAATGAACTTCAAGGTGAAGTTATAGTAGCCAACCCCGCCTTATCATCTTTTACTGATTTTAAATTTTATGATCCAATTATAATTAGAAAAGATGAGATAATCGAATCATACATTTGGCTTAATAAGTACTTTCATGAGAATTACGATAAAGATAAGATGTATGAC
The genomic region above belongs to Saccharolobus caldissimus and contains:
- a CDS encoding VIT1/CCC1 transporter family protein, whose product is MSESVVKNYKEELFDYEIYGRLANMEKDPKLKKTLFKLSEMERYHAEFWKEIADKRNLKLKNLNLLDKIKIYFYLIIRKLLGLNITIRILESGEEDDIAKYGRLSEMEEFSEDERRRLKEIMLDEAVHEKVLGNVEAKNVGDFVYGISDGLVEVLAAVSGLSGAISSPLLVAVGGLIVGASGTLSMAIGAYLSTKSEKDVKEQERRKLELEKSLDHNAVQLKLINFFTELGVNTELAKKASISLVDVAENILYPQVNESPIKSSLITGASYITGAIIPIIPYLFGISGIMGVFFSYLLAGLATFIVGSIIGVLSGVKPIRKGLQMTSLALLAALGTHSLGYLASKFLP